The segment AAGGCCTGGGCCCGGTTTGGCCTGCTGGCCTTTGAGATGGAGGCCAGCGCCCTCTTCCTCCTGGGTAAGATGCGGAAGGTGCGGGCGGGGGCCATCCTCACGGTTTCCAACCGCATCGGCGATCCGGAGCTGGCTCCGCCTGAGGTTTTGCAAGAAGGCGTAAGGCGGATGGTGGAGGTGGCCCTCGAGGCCCTTTTGGAGGTGTAGCATGGCCCACGAGCACGAACACGAGCACGAGTTCATCCTGGAGATCCCCGAGTTTGAGCACCTTTCCTACGAGGTGGAGGAGGGCATCGCCCTGGTTACCTTAAGGCGGCCCGAGGCCCTAAACGCCCTCTCCCAGGACCTCCTCAGGGAGCTGGCCGAGGTGGCCGAGGTCATCCATCAGGATCCCGAGGTCCGGGTGGCCATCTTCACCGGGGAGGGCAAGGCCTTTGCTGCCGGGGCGGATCTCAAGGAGATCGCTGCCCTGAAGGATCCCTTCATGGCCCGGGAGTATGCCCTTTTGGGGCAGCAGGTCTTCGCCGAGATCGCCGCCTTGCCCCTTCCCACCATCGCCGCCATCAACGGGTATGCCCTGGGAGGAGGGCTGGAGCTAGCCCTGGCCTGCGACCTGAGGGTGGCCTCCAGGGAGGCCAAGCTGGGGCTGCCCGAGGTGGGGCTTGGCTTGATCCCGGGCTTTGGCGGCACCCAGAGGCTTCCCCGCCTCATCGGGCGGGGTCGGGCCTTGGACCTCATCTTTACCGGGCGCCATGTGTCCGCCGAGGAGGCCTTAAGCCTGGGTCTGGTGAACCGGGTGGGGGAGGATGCCCTGGAGGAGGCCAAGAAGCTGGCCCAGAAGATCCTGAAAAATGCGCCCATCGCCCTAGCCCTGGCCAAGGAAAGCGTGGTGCGGGGCGAGGGGCTGGACCTGGCGGAGGCTTTGGAGATCGAGGCCGACCT is part of the Thermus caldilimi genome and harbors:
- a CDS encoding enoyl-CoA hydratase/isomerase family protein, whose protein sequence is MAHEHEHEHEFILEIPEFEHLSYEVEEGIALVTLRRPEALNALSQDLLRELAEVAEVIHQDPEVRVAIFTGEGKAFAAGADLKEIAALKDPFMAREYALLGQQVFAEIAALPLPTIAAINGYALGGGLELALACDLRVASREAKLGLPEVGLGLIPGFGGTQRLPRLIGRGRALDLIFTGRHVSAEEALSLGLVNRVGEDALEEAKKLAQKILKNAPIALALAKESVVRGEGLDLAEALEIEADLFGYASATEDMKEGVRAFLEKRAPNFKGE